A stretch of Fundicoccus culcitae DNA encodes these proteins:
- a CDS encoding NAD(P)/FAD-dependent oxidoreductase, whose product MKFDTVIVGASIAGYNVAKQLRASNYPGTIALIDQESFLPYDRKELSKNWLVDRNQPNPPYFQNRTYFNKQKITPFLNTTVTFINPTNKYLQTADGRDIYYEELVLATGSQLRKLNIENSDADGIFYLRNFEDALAIKKWIKKVKQVAIVGGGFIGLELAASLNSMGIKVTVISSSPHPLAKTLGNDASNYFVNMHQARGVEFVLGQVAQKFLVDADNRVNAVETNQGEVVPSEMVIVGIGVVLNVSIEIEGLNVDHGIIVNEFGETALPHIYAAGDVAIWPYRGQMIHIEHWENAYHQGRSVAKNIVENKSHAFSVMPYFWTDQYDETFEYLGYTRDWADIVVRGDVKSGKFTLAYLDHDDIAQGILFANKSESRKDIQALLNLNKALDRDKFMDKNKKLK is encoded by the coding sequence ATGAAATTCGATACAGTCATTGTTGGTGCTTCGATTGCTGGCTATAATGTGGCTAAACAGTTGCGAGCTAGTAATTATCCGGGAACCATTGCTTTAATTGATCAAGAATCTTTTCTGCCTTACGATCGCAAGGAATTGTCCAAAAATTGGTTAGTCGATCGCAATCAACCAAACCCGCCCTACTTTCAGAATCGAACTTATTTTAATAAGCAAAAGATTACACCCTTTTTAAACACAACAGTCACCTTTATTAACCCCACTAATAAATATCTCCAAACTGCTGATGGCAGAGATATTTATTATGAAGAGTTGGTTTTAGCAACGGGCTCACAATTAAGGAAATTAAATATTGAAAATTCAGATGCTGACGGGATATTTTATTTAAGGAATTTTGAAGATGCTTTAGCGATTAAAAAATGGATAAAAAAAGTTAAGCAGGTGGCGATTGTTGGTGGAGGCTTTATCGGCTTGGAGCTAGCTGCCTCCCTTAACTCAATGGGAATCAAAGTAACCGTGATTAGTTCGTCCCCTCATCCTTTGGCGAAAACTTTAGGTAACGACGCCTCGAATTATTTTGTTAACATGCATCAAGCCCGTGGGGTTGAATTTGTCTTGGGACAAGTTGCTCAGAAATTTTTGGTGGATGCTGACAATCGAGTGAATGCTGTTGAAACGAATCAAGGAGAGGTTGTTCCTAGTGAAATGGTTATTGTTGGGATTGGGGTAGTTCTGAATGTGTCCATTGAGATAGAAGGATTAAACGTCGACCATGGGATTATTGTTAATGAATTTGGAGAAACTGCCTTACCGCATATCTATGCAGCGGGTGATGTCGCCATTTGGCCTTATCGTGGACAGATGATTCATATTGAGCATTGGGAAAATGCCTATCATCAAGGGCGGTCGGTTGCCAAAAATATTGTTGAAAATAAAAGCCATGCCTTTAGTGTGATGCCCTATTTCTGGACGGACCAATACGATGAAACTTTTGAATATTTAGGTTATACCCGTGATTGGGCAGATATTGTGGTACGTGGGGATGTCAAGAGTGGTAAATTTACGCTGGCGTATTTGGATCATGATGATATTGCGCAAGGGATATTATTTGCTAATAAGAGCGAATCACGTAAGGATATCCAAGCTCTATTAAATTTGAACAAAGCATTAGACCGTGATAAATTTATGGATAAAAACAAGAAATTGAAGTGA
- a CDS encoding DUF488 domain-containing protein, whose amino-acid sequence MIKLKRIYEDVEESDVYRILADRLWPRGVSKEKAHIDEWNKSITPSNDLGKKYHSEEIESLSSFSFLSQIIRSIFE is encoded by the coding sequence TTGATTAAGTTAAAAAGAATTTATGAAGATGTTGAGGAATCTGATGTTTATCGGATTTTGGCGGATCGTTTGTGGCCACGTGGAGTCAGTAAGGAGAAGGCCCATATTGACGAGTGGAATAAAAGTATAACCCCTTCTAATGACCTTGGAAAAAAATATCACAGCGAAGAAATTGAGTCATTATCATCATTTTCCTTTTTGAGTCAAATTATTCGTTCTATATTCGAATAA
- a CDS encoding P-loop NTPase family protein — protein MLMKSICGLMPLTSGTIRVGNLVLDENSEHIPEGIGIIIENPGFLPQFSGWKNLKF, from the coding sequence ATGTTAATGAAGTCAATTTGTGGTTTAATGCCGTTGACTTCAGGAACGATTCGAGTGGGTAATCTTGTTCTAGATGAGAATTCAGAACATATTCCGGAAGGTATCGGAATCATTATTGAAAATCCTGGCTTTTTACCTCAATTTAGTGGGTGGAAAAATTTAAAGTTTTAA